In Nostoc edaphicum CCNP1411, the sequence TTCAATCAACAAATCTTCTAGCTCATCCATTTCGATGGGTGTGGGAACGGCAAGATTTGTATTGTTGATAATCTTGTCTGCTAGTGTACGGTATTCATTAGCTTGGTTACTGTCGGGTGCGTATTCGTTTACAGTCATCCGACGCAATTCGGCGTGTTGCACGATATTGTCACGGGGGACGAAGTGAATCATCTGGGTACTTAATCTGGCTGCAAGAGTACTAATCAGTTCGTCTTCCCGATCAGTTTTCCGACTGTTACAAATTAGCCCACCCAAGCGTACCCCACCAGTGTGAGCATATTTGAGAACCCCACGAGCAATGTTGTTAGCTGCAAACATCGCCATCATTTCACCAGAGGTAACGATGTAGATTTCTTGGGCTTTACCTTCACGAATTGGCATCGCAAAACCACCGCACACAACGTCGCCCAATACGTCGTAGGATACAAAATCTACATCTGAGTAAGCGCCGTTTTCTTCAAGGAAGTTAATGGCGGTGATAATACCCCGACCGGCGCAACCCACACCAGGTTCTGGGCCACCTGATTCTACGCATCTGATATTCCGAAAACCAGTGATTACCACTTCTTCGAGTTCAATATCTTCCACAGCGCCCCGTTCAGCGGCTAAATGCAGTACGGTAGTTTGAGCTTTACAGTGCAAAATCAAACGAGTAGAGTCAGCTTTCGGGTCACACCCGACAATCAAGATGCGTTTACCCACTTCTGCCATTGCAGCAAGGGTGTTTTGGGAAGTGGTAGATTTACCAATACCACCTTTACCATAAAAAGCAATCTGTCTAATTCTTTCGTCGGACATGATAATTTATCCTGCAATTGTTTGTTTGGTGAGTTTGTCGGTTTATGAGGCGTAGGCACTTGCTGTAAAATGACAGCAGTAACCTTATGTAGAACGTTTTTGGAGGCGCTCGTTCTACAGCAAAAAGAGTCCTAATCCAGAACATATTTAAGTTTTGGTTAGTTTTTTGGCCATTAGTCATTGTTTTTTCTGACTAATAGCTAGAGCGATAAGACATCACTCAAGGAATATTGCAAGTATTACCAGACCCTCACCCAAATGATTTCTCTGACGGTAGTAATACCAACGGGAAAAAGAAAGCTACAGATTCCAAACTGGAAACCACAATTCAATCCGAATTTCCTAATTACGAATTACGAATTACGAATTACGAATTATCAAAGGTTGCTCATACCTAAAGAGTGGTTACAGCAGGAATTTAAATTTACGCCAAGTTTTCCCTAAAGCACACAACCAACCATTGCAATCCACTCTAAACAGTCGCTACAACTTCCCCGATTTTGCTGATATCGTAACCGCCGAGAATTTCAAATTGGGAGTGAACCATTCGATGTCCCAAAGTACTGAGCAACTGCTGTACAGGTGCTTCTTCGAGATATTCCTTGAGAATCACTAAATCATATCGTGACCGATGTAAAGGGATAAATCCCAGCCCAAAGGCGGTAGCTACAGATGCTGTACTCATACCTGCATCGGCAACTCCTCTGACTACAGCTTGGGCAACATCTTGGTGACTTTTGAGTATATTGTCAAAGCCCTGAACAGCATCGAACGGTATCTGCTCTTTTTGGAGTGTTTGTTCCAAAAGCATCCGACTACCAGAACCGATTTCGCGGTTAACAATAGTCGCTCCCCCAGCAACTAAGTCGCTAACTGTTCTAATTCCCATTGGGTTCCCTGACTTCAACAAAAGTCCCTCCTCCCAGACACCAAGGGTAATCAGAACTGCTTCCCTCCCAGCCAGAACATCTCGAACAAAGGGAGTATTATACTCACCAGTCTCAGAATTGTACAAATGCATCCCAGCGATGTGCGCCTCACCTCTGCATAGACTGTGCAATGCCGCCATGCTGTTGGCGAAGTTATATTGGACTCGCAGTTGAGGATGCCAGCGTTCGGTGGCTCTTGCCCATAGTGAAATCACAGGGGCACAACCAGCAATCACAACGGTGTTATGAAGTGTGTCGAGATTATCGTCCAAAAGACGGACTTGAACTTTATTTGTACCTGTTTGACTAGTGCCTTCACCATCAGCCGGAATCATATCTTGGCGAAAAGCATCCTTACCAATCAAGGGATAAGCTATCCATTGTCCTCCGACACGAGCCACACTAACTCGTAGTTGCTGACCATTAGGAACGGGTTTGGCAAGAACTGCTTCAATTTCAGGTAAATCTCGCTCTAACCAGAATAGATCCTCTACTTGACAGCCAAGCGCTTTGGCCAAGCGAAGTGTTATGGCTACTGAAGGAGCATATAGTCCCGACTCTACACCACTAATAGTCTGACGAGTCACACTAGCGATGTTAGCCAAATCTTGTTGGCTCATGCCTAAGCGAGTTCTAATGGACTTCAAGTTATTACGGAGATCACTATCCTGCTTCATTGGCTTTGTCTCTTAGTTTCAAAAAGCCGTAGCGGATTTAACTTGTATCTGCCAAGGCGAAAGTATGGTCTTTGAGTTTATATCATTTCTCTCTGACAACTTTTTGTGCTTTCGCTGTGTTGATTCCCTATATAAAAAGACTATCACAGAAATTGCAAGTTTGCTTGCCAAGCGCAAATTATTTTTGCGGGTGGTTACTTTGTAGGCACTTACCAGTAATAAAATGCCCCACCGTCGCTTTCGCCCCCAGGGCGAAAGCGAAAATCAGGTGGGTGATAGGCACACCGTCATCACCACTACTGCGATGATAGTAATGAACAACAGGCGATTGGATAACTGTCAAATTATCGTGTACGAATTGCTCGTCCTGTAACCAGACCATCCATGATAAATTTGGCGGCAACAGCTACGTTATCGCTAGGGATTCAGGTGGCAGAGTATTGACATTCCCTAAACTTCATGAGTCTAGTGTTTTCTCATAAATCATTTAGGATTGCTATAGTAATGCTTTAATTTCAGCAACAGATGTTTGAAAGTGGGGTAAAGTTGCTAGACTTACATCTAAATTGGTATGCACTCGCTCATGTAAATAGTCAACCCTGCAATTATTGGCATTTGGCGATATCTTCGTTAAAACTGCTGTCCCAAAGTTGTTTTACATCAACTTTTGTGGAAATTACACCCGCTTGAAAAAAGGTATCAGCAACCTTTTGCTGAGAAGCAATAGCTGCATCAGAAACAGGAAGTAATTCTTGACGACGTTGTTGTTGTCCTTGCTTGGCATCTTGATAAACGATGCCTTCATCAACATCAATGGTAGTTGCATAATTCTTCGACCATTGCTTAAGATGAGATTCCCGCCAAGCTTGGGATTTCTGCAAACGACAGAGAAAATCAGCAATTACAACTTTTTTTTGTGGATCAGCGATCGCATTGGGTGAAGCAATAATTACGAAGTTACCACTCAAAATATCCTTTGCAGATTCTAGCACCCACGCCCCTTCTTTTTGGGCTTGGGGGATGGAGTAACCGTAGGTAGCCCAAGCATCAAGCTCACCTTTACGAAAAGCCGAAAGTCCATCGGGTATTGATAAAGGAATTGCATTGATATCCTTCATCGTCAGCCCCACTTTTTCCAACATCTTAATCAGGAAGTAGTGGGCAGTTGTAGCTTTAACGTAACCAAATTTCTTACCTTTAAGATCAGCGATCGTTTTGGCAGTCGAGTTCTTGGGTACGAGTAGAACTTGACCAACCGTAGGCCCTTTGAGAGTTGCAATAATTTTTACAGATGCTTTCGATTCAATCGCAAAAATCGGTGGAATTTCACTAGCTGAGGCCAGGTCAATCGCACCAGCATTGATTGCCTGTACCATCAAATTACCCCCAGTAAACTCAGTAAATTGAGTTTTGTAAGAGAAATTATCTAGTTCAGCTAACTTTAAATTTAAGTCCCAGCCACCTTTATATTTAGCAACACGCAATTGAGTTATATTCGACACTGCGATTTGGGATGGACTAGGATTAGCAGCGATAGTTGCCGGACTGTTAGACTTAACCTCTGAGCAAGCTGTTGTTGCTAGAGCTAACAAGCAACCCAGAGAGAAGAAAAAATTCTGCCGCAGCCAATTGGTAGACACGTTAATTTTTGGGTATAAAAATACAATGAAGAAAAATAACCACCAACTACAAGCTGTTAAGAAGAATCTGCGTCTATTCATAAAATTTTTAATTAGTGTAAATTTTAAATGATGAATGCTGAGACGCGATTAATCTTGATTGTACAAGAGCTAAGAGTCAAGAATTATATTTGTCTCTCTGCTCCTATGCCTGTTTTCGTTCAGCGTTTTCTCATTCGCTGTGCAATTAAATCACCTATAAATTGAATAATTTGTACTAGTGCAATCAAAACCACAATGGTAGAAAACATCACCCCTACATCGAAGCGTTGGTAGCCGTATTGAATTGCCAAATTACCTAATCCACCTCCACCGACAGCCCCGGCCATCGCGGAAGAGTTAAGCAAACTCACAATCAGAATCGTCATACCTAATATCAGTGAAGGCAAAGCTTCGGGAATCAATACTTTGAGAACGATTTGCCAATAATTGCACCCCATTGCTTGGGCAGCTTCTATTAATCCCTTATCAACTTCTAAAATGCTAGTTTCAGCAATACGACCAAAAAATGGAATGGCGGCAAGAGTTAGGGGAACTAAAGCGGCTGTGCTACCGATGGAAGTGCCAACAATTAGGCGTGTTAGTGGTGTTAAAACGACAAGCAAAATAATAAAAGGAAATGAGCGTCCAGTATTGACGATCGCACCCAGCACTTTATGTACTTGGGGAAAATCTAGCAAGTTTCCGGGGCCTGTCATCACTAGCAACAAGCCCAAAGGTAAGCCTAATACTATTGCAACCAGGGTAGATATACCCACCATGTAAAAAGTTTCACTGGTGGCTAGCAACAAGCTTTGGAGTAATTCTTGTCCTTGCATGGATGCACCTCTTAAACATAAGTTTTAGCGAATGGACTCAAATAAACTTTGCGTTCCTCTGCGCTTACCTCTGTGTTCCTCTGCGTTTAAAGTCTCAGTCCAGCCTGTTTCAGTAGTGGTAAAACGCGCTTACCGAAGAAATCGAGATCCGGCTCAAAATCGTAGAAGGCAAGCTGGAAGCCATCAACACCAGCTTTATTCAGCTGCAAAATTTGCTCGGTAATTTGTTCGGGTGAACCGATTAGCTGCACATTACCGCCGATCGCACTGCCAACACCATGACGCAGATTTCCCTTCTGATGCCCCCTCCAAGCATGTGCATCGCTGGTAACGCCAGAACGTCCAGCAATTGACTGATAATCGGCATGGTCGATTATCGCCTGAGCATATTCTTCTGCCTCTTTTTCAGTTTCACGCACGACAATAAGCGGATTTAGGAGAGTGCGGACTTGTCTACCATTAGCGATCGCTGATTGTTTGACACGGGCTGTATGGGCGGGTAACGACGACAAGGCGCTTTCTATGTCACCGCCAGCCGGACTGGTGATAAATACGATATCAGAATGGCGACCTGCAAACTCGATGCCAGCATCCGAGCCAGTGGCGTTAACTAGGATGGGGCGACCATAAAGCGGGCGGGGACTGATGTAAGCATCCTTAAACTGCCAAGAACTCTGACTTTTGTAAGAAAAGTTCTCTGTTTCTGACCAGAGTCGTTTAAGGACGGTAACAAATTCATCAGCGAGTTCATAGCGGCGATCGTGTTCGATTTGGCTCCAACCGAACAGTTCATGCTCATAAGCCCGGTGTCCAGTGACAACATTAATTCCCCAGCGACCTTTAGAAATGTGGTCAAGTGTCGCACCAAATTTAGCCAGATGGATGGGATGCCAAGGCCCGTAGAGAACGTGAATTGTTGAGATTAATAGAATGCGTGAGGTAATACCAGCAAGGGAAGCAGTAGCAATGAAGGCATCTAAACCTGCTTCTGTGCGAGTTGGCCCTTGTCCGCCCTTCGGCTGCCATGTGGAATAGCCGAAAACCAGGTCGAAACCTAACTCCTCAGCCTTTTGAGTCAATTTGGCATTGTAATCAAACGACCAGTCTGTGGTACGCGGGAGGTTAGAAGAACTCCAACCACCGTGATGAATCGGTAAGAACAGCCCTAGCAGTACTGGTTGCCGGAGAGCTTGGGATAATGGGCTTTGGGGATAGTCTGTGGGACTAGCGATCGCCTCTTTACTTGCTCTCAAAAAAGTAGTGTCAATTGTACTCATAGTTCCTCTCAACGGTTTCGCTTGGCTGCCAGATCCCCGACTTCTGATAAATACTCATAAACTGGTTTATTAGAAGAATCCTCGTTGCGGCAATGGTATACCGTTGATCTCGTAGTTGCCGATCGCACGAGCCTTAAAATGATTTGGATTGTGTGAGGACAAGGTGCGGGCGTTGCGCCAGTGACGATCAAAGTTGGAGCTTTTCTTTGTTGTGGAAGCCCCACCAACTTCAAACAGCAAAGTGGCTGAACGTAGAGCCAAATCATCAACAATCAATTTGGCTTTGGATGCACTCAGAGAAGTTGCCAGTGCCGCAGCCGTTTCTGCCTCTTCACCCTGAGCTTGGGCAGCAGGGAGGCGATCGAGACCATCAGCTGCTGCTAAAACAATCGCTTCGGCAGCAAAGGCATTGGCGGCAATCTGCCCGACAGTCTGCTGCAAGATTGGATCTTCTGAGGCTTGCTCGGATACAGCATGGTAGAAAGTCCGGGGCCGGGTACGGACAAGGGCTGTTGCATCGCGTAGAACGCTGCGAATAATGCCAGCATTGATTGCTGTTAAAAATAATTGCGGGACGATGTTGTATGGCAGGTTGTCTTTGTCTGTATCTGTCTCAAAAATTACTTCATCAGCCTCTACACTTACATTTTTAAATGTTGTCGTTCCAGTGCCTGTAAGCCTTTGACCAAAGCCGTCCCAGTCATCCACAAGGTCAATCCCTTCGCGGTTTGTAGGAATGAGTATAAACGCTTTAGTGCCATCGGGTACTAGCACACGCACGAAAATCAAGTCTGCATAAAGGCTGCCAGTGCTATAATACTTCGTCCCATTTAGACGATAGCCATCACCATCAGGTGTTAATTTTGTATTCGCGACTTGACCACCACCAGATCGCTTAACTTCTAGTTCGGTTGAAGCAAGTCCAATAATCGCGCCATCGACGACTGCTTTGAGCCAGCGACGATTCCTTTGGGTGCGCTCAGAACGCAAAATTCGCTCTGTAACAGAGAAATGATTCCGCACAATGTGAGCGACATTTGGATCGGCATCCCCTAAGCGAATCACGACCTCGAATAGTTCGCGTGCTGTGCTACCACCACCACCTTCGACAACGGGGATTCGCAATGCACCCAACCGCGAACGCCGGATCAGTTCGACTACATCATAGGGAAGGATGCGATCGCGATCGCGCTCACTTGCCCCCAGAGCAATAAAATCGAAAAGCTGCTGGAGTTCTGGTGATTTGGCTGTTACCGGAGCCGAAAACTGGATTGTCGGATCTGCAAGTTTTTCTAGACTCTTAATCATTGTTTCTATCTCCGAATATGGTGTGAAAAATCTATATTCCGACGGCACAACTTTGGCACAACAAAATCAACGAATGTTTCCAGCCTTGAGGCGATCACGTCTGGTAACACATTCAAACCACCGACTGTACCCGACAAAAAGCTTTGTAATGGTTTCAGGTGTATTTATGCTTTTTAATCTACTAAACAACTACCGAATTACCGTAGTTTACTATCCCAAATTTTCCACAAGTTGTCAATCTTTTTTAACGTCTTTTTGCAATCAAGACTCAGGTTTGAAAGCGGAGGTGTTGAAGCGATAACTTAGTTAAGCTGCGCTAACGCATTTGGCCAATGGTTTTAAAATCGCGATCGACGTGTATCAAAAGTAAGTTATTTGCTAGTGCTGTTTGAGCAATACAGCAATCAATTGGGCTGCTGTCAATCAATAACATGACGTTCAAACTCGTTTGTACTCATGGGGTTGAGGTATCAGTTTTTGAAAAATCTTCCCCCTAGTATTACACAGCATCGAAAATACCCGCTTCCAATACTTGCTAATCTGGAAAACGTATCTTGGAAGTACTCAGCTACCGTGAATATACGTTTCATTCATCCCTGATCGCCACAATTATTACAACAACTAGCCAAAGGCTCTTTAGATAAAAATTAACATCTTATCCGTGCTATCCGATTATCGGATGCCATCATTATCAATGGCGCTGTAGCTGTCGCTGGGGAAAAGCCCCAACCAAGGGTCAGAACTAGGAGTTAAAAATAGTTGGGCGTATACCTGTTCATTGAGCGTTTCCACACTGCTTGTTTGCTTACCCTGCATAAACCATTGATGAATTTGGCTGTGCAGCATATATTCATTTCTGACTGTATCTAAAGCCATTGTGGCTTCAAATTTTTTCACTATTATCGGCAAATTATCTTCCTCAGTGTTTGCAGACTGAGACTTTTTAGCTTTGATTAGAGAGATACTATTTTGATCTAGCTTGACATCGGCGGCATAGAGTTGAGCAATTTTGTTCCAAACTTCCTGGTCGGTTATTTTAGCTAAAGCGTTTTGATTTCGTTCAGCATCAGACTGGAGAGCACTTAGCATTGGCCTTTCAACTATCATTTTAGAAACTGCTAGAGAGCTTGCTATTTCTGCTGTAGGTGGCTGACTGGAATTGTTCGGAGTTTCCACCAACTTAGGGGGAGACTGGATACCCAGGCGAGATAAATCTGCAACCCATTGGGCTTGGATAGAATTTAAGCGATCGCTGTGGTATTTTCTTAAATAAGACTCGCGATCGCTTGGTGTAAGTTTACTGTAGTTTTTTACTGCTATTTCAGCCTGCTGTAGCTGACGCAAAAATGCTTTGGGACTGTATAACCCTGGAATTGCATCGATTGGACGCCCCGATGCGTCCAATATATAATGAATGCTATTGCCTGTAATCGTTCGCTCTAACTTGCGTCCGTCGCCAAAATCAATAGTTACTTTAGGTACAGGTCGCACTGATTGCCAGTGCAAAACGAAGCGGTCTTGAAGTAGTTTAGAAATCTCAACATTCGGATACAGCGCTACCCTAAAGAATCTACTATTAGCACAACTCAAATCCTGATCCAGCCTGCCCAATAACCGCAGAGATAGAATGGGTTTACCACTGGTTCTAGCAGCAGCTTTGGCTTGTTCTATGTCAGTATACCAGTACAGACGAGAGGCGTAACAGTCGCGTTGTTGGCAAAGTTCATCTAAAGCAATCCGGAGTGCAGCGGAAGGTATAACTGCACCAGAAGAATCGGTATTTAGCATATTAGTATGGGATTTGAGAAATACTTGTAACCCTGTTGGGCCCTGTTTCCGAAGCACAGAAACTTCTTGAGATAGCTGGGAAATATTAGCGACAGGAGTTTGAGCATCAGCTGTCTGCAAAAAACTGAAGCTGACTAGCATTAGTGCGAAAGGATATTTTAAGGTTCTAAATTTCATATATTTTCAGAAAAATAGGAGATGCGGGTGTCGCCATCACTAAATAGAGAAGTCTAGTTTAACTTGTAAGAATCTCATCTGCTGTGAAAGTTTATGATGGAATGGTAAACCTTACAATATAGACATAAATCAAAAAAAATCTTATCTAATTTTTAATTGCCTCCTCTCAGAGAAACGGGTTGCTGTTTTAGGATCTCCATAGCTCAACTCAATATATAGTAAGCAATCTTAAATTATTCGTGATAAACAAGCTTCCTGACTTATTTGAAAATTCATGGATCTGTAGGTTTATATTCTGAGTATTTACCTAACATAGTCAGATTAGTATCTATTGCTAAACGTACACATATATTTATTAACTAAATCTACTTCATCAAACTCAGGTTTTGTTAAAAGTTCATATACTTTTTGCTTGAGTTAGTTAAATATGCTAATTAAGAGTTTATCTATGTAAATCTGCCTTTTTAACAATTTCCGTAACATCCCTCTTCTATTAAGAGGTTAAATATAACTAAGATATTAATGGTTGTGCTGGCTTAGTTGATTAAAAAGCGTCAATTATTCCAGGTGTATCTATTTGCCAACTCTCTATCAGACTGATTCATAGTCTTAAAATAACCGCTCTCTTTTTACTAAAGAGAAGCTTACCTTCTCCTTGCCTTGTAGTAAAGGTAATTTAGGGAGGTTCGGTTGTTGTTAGGGAATTAATGTACTAAGCGCTAGTAGTATATTCTAACTTTTCACGGTATCTGGAAAACCTCTCTCTAAATCTCTCTCCTGCAAGGAGAGAGACTTTGAATTACTGGTTTGGAAGTTAGATTTTCCGTGGACTTTTCCACATGACGTGAAAAGTCAGGTAGTATATTCGCTTCTCAATCGCTGTGAACAAGCTTTATGGTAAAACAACGTCATGATTTATATTGGGAAATTGCGATTTTATTTCCAACTAATAACAAACACAACTTCTTCAAGCTTTGAATATTTATCAACCCATTTAATTAATCCCCATGAAACAATATATTTTTCATTTGCTCATACTGGTATTAGGAACAAGTTCGACTTTCATGGTTACTCCATCTCAAGCTCAAACTCCGGTCAAGCCCAACAGTCAAAATACTGATAATACTACTTCCGTATCTTCAAATTCATCTTCAGTTATCCAATTGAGTGATTTTGCTAATTCTACTAATAGCAAACCACCTATCCTCTCTGAGGCAGCTGATAATTCTTCTACTGCTAATACAAATATAACTTCAACTAAGCCTGAACCAAGGGTTCCTATATTCAGCAGAATCTTTCGCACACCTTCAATGCAGCAATAATTAGTGGCTAAACATTTAGTTTACTTCTTGCGCTGATAGATATCTGCATTTATACACAATGTACAACATTACTTAGTAAAAATACTACCCCCGCGAGAGAGAAAAATTAGAATCTCTCACAGGGGTAGGACGAATATCATCATTTATAGCAGTTTTCGTTTTTATCCAATGTAATTTGACCTTTCTCCAAACCTTTTTCCTCAAAGAAGAGAGGTTTGGAGTATTACTTCCCAACACTTGTAGGGAAGGTGCTGTTTTTGTTAGGTCTAGATTGGACTCAACAGAGAACCGCTATATTATGTGAGACATACCTGATTTTGTTTATGCTTGCAGTTGACAGAGCAGTAAACCAAACCATTGATTTGGATCTGTCCACACATGAAGAGGTAATAAACCCTGTGCGGTAAGTTGCTGTTTGATAGTATTAAGGTCAAATTTGCGAGAAATTTCGGTGAGGATAGTCTCATCTAGGGCAAAATTAACCTTGAGGTTAAGAGCGCGTAATTCTACAATTTGCGATCGCAAGCTGCGTAAATGCATTTCTATTTGATGCTCGTTTTCATTGTAAAACGCCCAGTGTTCAAACTGCATGGTGTCGAAATTACCCTCAAACCGCTGATTTAAATGCTCCAGCATATTAAGGTTAAAAGCTGCCGTTACTCCTTGGCTGTCGTTATAAGCTGGTTCCAAAATCTGTTTCGGCTTTCGTAAATCTATCCCCAATAATAAATACTCACCTACTTGTAGAGCATTGGTAATTTGAGAGAAAAATACATCACACTCATCAGGCGTAAGATTACCTAAAGTGCTACCAATAAAACAAATCATCCGACTGGGTAATTGCGTCGGTAGGAGTTTTGCAAGGGCTAATTCATAGGTTCCTGCCAGGGCATAGACTTGCAGTAAGGGATAATCTTCTAATAACTGCTTGGCACTACTTTCCAACATACCTGCACACACATCAATTGGTAGGTAGTGCAGGGGATAGCCTAGCCGTTGGTAGGCATCTAGTAAAATGCGGGTTTTGTTAGAACTGCCACTGCCAAGTTCTACCAATTCACAAGGGCCAGTTATCTGGGCAATTTCACTAGCAAAATGCTGTAAGATCGTTGTTTCTGTGCGTGTAAGATAATATTCTGGCAAATAACAGATTTGCTCAAACAGATCAGAACCACGGTCGTCATAAAAGTAACAGGGGGGTAGAGATTTAGGTGTTTGAGTTAATCCCTTAACCACATCACTCCCAGCACTAGGTGCAACTATTTGAGTTGCTTCTACCAAACGTTCTATCTGCAAGCGTTTTTCAACGCTGCTTTGAGAAGTAACCTTGCTGTTAACAGCTTTAGATATCGACATTAAACCTCCGTATGCTTGGCGTAATAAGTTACCTTTTATGGCAGACCTTTACCCCAATCAGTGAAACACATTGTCATAGCTAATAAAATCATGCTTGAGCAATATTGCTCAAGCATTAATGCTATTTGTAGCGATTTTCCCATTAAAATGACAGCAAGTAAGCGTTTAAGTGCTATTACTAACCCGTTACTTCATCGAAAGTCGGCGGGAAACTCCATCCCGCAAGTGGCATGGAGAGGGATAGCCACCCGCCGACTTGGGGCATTGGGCATTGGGCATTGGGCATTGGGCATTGGGCATTGGGCATTGGGCATTGGGCATTGGGCATTGGGCATTGGGCATTGGTGACTCTTCCCCATGCCCCATGCCCTATTCCCCATGCCCAAAAACTCCATCCCCATGTGGGTGGAGTTTTTCATCAGCAGCACAGCGAAACCCTGCGAAAAGTTGGCGTACACCGGGATGATACCAATTGCGAAAACTAGAACGCAGTGCCCAAGAACGAGTTGCCCAACTACCGCCTTTTAAAACACGGTGTTGGTGGTCAAAATAAACTTGCGAGTAACCTGTGTAAGGGTAACTTTGGAAACCGTTGTAGCCATCAAACCAGGAATCTGTCCACTCCCAGACATTGCCGAGAGTATCGTACAAACCATAGGTACTTTGCCCAGCAGGGTGGGCATTTACTGCTGTTGTCTTACCAATTAGGCGATGTCTACCACGGGCTACGCCTACGCAGTTACAATGTTGGGCGGTTGGTTTTT encodes:
- the nifH gene encoding nitrogenase iron protein, with product MSDERIRQIAFYGKGGIGKSTTSQNTLAAMAEVGKRILIVGCDPKADSTRLILHCKAQTTVLHLAAERGAVEDIELEEVVITGFRNIRCVESGGPEPGVGCAGRGIITAINFLEENGAYSDVDFVSYDVLGDVVCGGFAMPIREGKAQEIYIVTSGEMMAMFAANNIARGVLKYAHTGGVRLGGLICNSRKTDREDELISTLAARLSTQMIHFVPRDNIVQHAELRRMTVNEYAPDSNQANEYRTLADKIINNTNLAVPTPIEMDELEDLLIEFGILESEENAAKLISQADAVKKQEDAEGEALEALKKGSVEIVSGSDKK
- a CDS encoding acyl-CoA dehydrogenase family protein, which codes for MIKSLEKLADPTIQFSAPVTAKSPELQQLFDFIALGASERDRDRILPYDVVELIRRSRLGALRIPVVEGGGGSTARELFEVVIRLGDADPNVAHIVRNHFSVTERILRSERTQRNRRWLKAVVDGAIIGLASTELEVKRSGGGQVANTKLTPDGDGYRLNGTKYYSTGSLYADLIFVRVLVPDGTKAFILIPTNREGIDLVDDWDGFGQRLTGTGTTTFKNVSVEADEVIFETDTDKDNLPYNIVPQLFLTAINAGIIRSVLRDATALVRTRPRTFYHAVSEQASEDPILQQTVGQIAANAFAAEAIVLAAADGLDRLPAAQAQGEEAETAAALATSLSASKAKLIVDDLALRSATLLFEVGGASTTKKSSNFDRHWRNARTLSSHNPNHFKARAIGNYEINGIPLPQRGFF
- a CDS encoding LLM class flavin-dependent oxidoreductase, whose amino-acid sequence is MSTIDTTFLRASKEAIASPTDYPQSPLSQALRQPVLLGLFLPIHHGGWSSSNLPRTTDWSFDYNAKLTQKAEELGFDLVFGYSTWQPKGGQGPTRTEAGLDAFIATASLAGITSRILLISTIHVLYGPWHPIHLAKFGATLDHISKGRWGINVVTGHRAYEHELFGWSQIEHDRRYELADEFVTVLKRLWSETENFSYKSQSSWQFKDAYISPRPLYGRPILVNATGSDAGIEFAGRHSDIVFITSPAGGDIESALSSLPAHTARVKQSAIANGRQVRTLLNPLIVVRETEKEAEEYAQAIIDHADYQSIAGRSGVTSDAHAWRGHQKGNLRHGVGSAIGGNVQLIGSPEQITEQILQLNKAGVDGFQLAFYDFEPDLDFFGKRVLPLLKQAGLRL
- the egtD gene encoding L-histidine N(alpha)-methyltransferase; its protein translation is MSISKAVNSKVTSQSSVEKRLQIERLVEATQIVAPSAGSDVVKGLTQTPKSLPPCYFYDDRGSDLFEQICYLPEYYLTRTETTILQHFASEIAQITGPCELVELGSGSSNKTRILLDAYQRLGYPLHYLPIDVCAGMLESSAKQLLEDYPLLQVYALAGTYELALAKLLPTQLPSRMICFIGSTLGNLTPDECDVFFSQITNALQVGEYLLLGIDLRKPKQILEPAYNDSQGVTAAFNLNMLEHLNQRFEGNFDTMQFEHWAFYNENEHQIEMHLRSLRSQIVELRALNLKVNFALDETILTEISRKFDLNTIKQQLTAQGLLPLHVWTDPNQWFGLLLCQLQA
- a CDS encoding methionine ABC transporter permease — protein: MQGQELLQSLLLATSETFYMVGISTLVAIVLGLPLGLLLVMTGPGNLLDFPQVHKVLGAIVNTGRSFPFIILLVVLTPLTRLIVGTSIGSTAALVPLTLAAIPFFGRIAETSILEVDKGLIEAAQAMGCNYWQIVLKVLIPEALPSLILGMTILIVSLLNSSAMAGAVGGGGLGNLAIQYGYQRFDVGVMFSTIVVLIALVQIIQFIGDLIAQRMRKR
- a CDS encoding substrate-binding domain-containing protein, translated to MKQDSDLRNNLKSIRTRLGMSQQDLANIASVTRQTISGVESGLYAPSVAITLRLAKALGCQVEDLFWLERDLPEIEAVLAKPVPNGQQLRVSVARVGGQWIAYPLIGKDAFRQDMIPADGEGTSQTGTNKVQVRLLDDNLDTLHNTVVIAGCAPVISLWARATERWHPQLRVQYNFANSMAALHSLCRGEAHIAGMHLYNSETGEYNTPFVRDVLAGREAVLITLGVWEEGLLLKSGNPMGIRTVSDLVAGGATIVNREIGSGSRMLLEQTLQKEQIPFDAVQGFDNILKSHQDVAQAVVRGVADAGMSTASVATAFGLGFIPLHRSRYDLVILKEYLEEAPVQQLLSTLGHRMVHSQFEILGGYDISKIGEVVATV
- a CDS encoding ABC transporter substrate-binding protein translates to MNRRRFFLTACSWWLFFFIVFLYPKINVSTNWLRQNFFFSLGCLLALATTACSEVKSNSPATIAANPSPSQIAVSNITQLRVAKYKGGWDLNLKLAELDNFSYKTQFTEFTGGNLMVQAINAGAIDLASASEIPPIFAIESKASVKIIATLKGPTVGQVLLVPKNSTAKTIADLKGKKFGYVKATTAHYFLIKMLEKVGLTMKDINAIPLSIPDGLSAFRKGELDAWATYGYSIPQAQKEGAWVLESAKDILSGNFVIIASPNAIADPQKKVVIADFLCRLQKSQAWRESHLKQWSKNYATTIDVDEGIVYQDAKQGQQQRRQELLPVSDAAIASQQKVADTFFQAGVISTKVDVKQLWDSSFNEDIAKCQ